A genomic stretch from Oncorhynchus tshawytscha isolate Ot180627B linkage group LG07, Otsh_v2.0, whole genome shotgun sequence includes:
- the LOC112254180 gene encoding protein ILRUN isoform X2 yields the protein MYCCWSGCYDWTRPWFKLGDPAVAATVDLPMEGMDIDLDPELMQKFNCMGTTDKDVLISEFQRLLGFQLNPAGCAFFLDMTNWNLQAAIGAYYDVEGPSINTPSMSFLEDVTIGEGESVPPDTPFTKTWRIQNTGAESWPPGVCLKYIGGDQFGHINMVMVRCLDPQEISDVSVQMHSPVSPGMYQGQWRMCTATGLFYGDVIWVILSVEVGGLLGVTQQLSSFETEFNTQPHRNVEGDFNPFASPQKSKHNSGDHNNLKDPGGAWEGTQDAIQQDQNGLSHNAVNRASNGLQSNLSVVTYSQCHVWMWIRTSLFMADFETSDSI from the exons ATGTATTGTTGTTGGAGTGGTTGTTATGACTGGACAAGGCCTTGGTTTAAATTAGGAGACCCCGCCGTCGCTGCCACGGTAGACCTGCCGATGGAGGGCATGGACATAGACCTGGACCCGGAGCTCATGCAGAAATTCAACTGTATGGGCACCACTGACAAGGATGTCCTGATCTCAGAATTCCAAAGACTGCTGGGGTTCCAACTCAACCCGGCAGGATGCGCCTTCTTCCTTGACATGACCAACTG GAATCTACAGGCAGCCATCGGTGCATATTATGACGTTGAGGGTCCCAGCATCAACACACCATCCATGTCCTTTTTGGAGGATGTGACGATTGGTGAGGGAGAGTCTGTTCCCCCCGACACACCGTTCACAAAGACCTGGAGGATACAGAATACAG GTGCAGAGTCCTGGCCACCCGGGGTATGTCTGAAGTACATTGGAGGGGACCAGTTTGGCCACATCAACATGGTGATGGTGCGCTGTCTAGACCCCCAGGAGATCTCAGATGTCAGTGTGCAGATGCACAGCCCTGTGTCACCTGGCATGTACCAGGGCCAATGGAGGATGTGCACAGCCACAGGACTGTTTTACGGAG ATGTGATCTGGGTGATCCTCAGTGTAGAGGTGGGGGGCCTTTTGGGCGTGACACAGCAGCTGTCCTCCTTCGAGACAGAGTTCAACACGCAGCCGCACCGCAACGTGGAGGGAGACTTCAACCCCTTCGCCTCGCCACAGAAGAGCAAACACAACTCCGGAGACCACAACAACTTGAAAGACCCTGGAGGAGCCTGGGAGGGCACGCAGGACGCCATCCAGCAAGATCAAAACGGACTGTCTCACAATGCTGTAAATAGAGCATCGAATGGGCTCCAAAGCAATCTATCAGTAGTGACTTACAGTCAG tgccACGTTTGGATGTGGATAAGAACATCTCTCTTCATGGCTGACTTTGAAACTTCCGATTCAATATAG
- the LOC112254180 gene encoding protein ILRUN isoform X3, which produces MYCCWSGCYDWTRPWFKLGDPAVAATVDLPMEGMDIDLDPELMQKFNCMGTTDKDVLISEFQRLLGFQLNPAGCAFFLDMTNWNLQAAIGAYYDVEGPSINTPSMSFLEDVTIGEGESVPPDTPFTKTWRIQNTGAESWPPGVCLKYIGGDQFGHINMVMVRCLDPQEISDVSVQMHSPVSPGMYQGQWRMCTATGLFYGDVIWVILSVEVGGLLGVTQQLSSFETEFNTQPHRNVEGDFNPFASPQKSKHNSGDHNNLKDPGGAWEGTQDAIQQDQNGLSHNAVNRASNGLQSNLSVVTYSQGIHGPYPFGQS; this is translated from the exons ATGTATTGTTGTTGGAGTGGTTGTTATGACTGGACAAGGCCTTGGTTTAAATTAGGAGACCCCGCCGTCGCTGCCACGGTAGACCTGCCGATGGAGGGCATGGACATAGACCTGGACCCGGAGCTCATGCAGAAATTCAACTGTATGGGCACCACTGACAAGGATGTCCTGATCTCAGAATTCCAAAGACTGCTGGGGTTCCAACTCAACCCGGCAGGATGCGCCTTCTTCCTTGACATGACCAACTG GAATCTACAGGCAGCCATCGGTGCATATTATGACGTTGAGGGTCCCAGCATCAACACACCATCCATGTCCTTTTTGGAGGATGTGACGATTGGTGAGGGAGAGTCTGTTCCCCCCGACACACCGTTCACAAAGACCTGGAGGATACAGAATACAG GTGCAGAGTCCTGGCCACCCGGGGTATGTCTGAAGTACATTGGAGGGGACCAGTTTGGCCACATCAACATGGTGATGGTGCGCTGTCTAGACCCCCAGGAGATCTCAGATGTCAGTGTGCAGATGCACAGCCCTGTGTCACCTGGCATGTACCAGGGCCAATGGAGGATGTGCACAGCCACAGGACTGTTTTACGGAG ATGTGATCTGGGTGATCCTCAGTGTAGAGGTGGGGGGCCTTTTGGGCGTGACACAGCAGCTGTCCTCCTTCGAGACAGAGTTCAACACGCAGCCGCACCGCAACGTGGAGGGAGACTTCAACCCCTTCGCCTCGCCACAGAAGAGCAAACACAACTCCGGAGACCACAACAACTTGAAAGACCCTGGAGGAGCCTGGGAGGGCACGCAGGACGCCATCCAGCAAGATCAAAACGGACTGTCTCACAATGCTGTAAATAGAGCATCGAATGGGCTCCAAAGCAATCTATCAGTAGTGACTTACAGTCAG